Proteins from a single region of Streptomyces spectabilis:
- the proS gene encoding proline--tRNA ligase produces the protein MAKAPVLTPRADDFPRWYQDVVSKAELADNGPVRGTMVIRPYGYGLWERMQQEMDARIKRTGAQNAYFPLFIPQSYLTREAEHVEGFAPELAVVTHGGGKELEEPVVVRPTSETIVNEYFSKWVQSYRDLPLLINQWANVVRWELRPRLFLRTSEFLWQEGHTAHATYEDARDFAARIHRDVYGAFMRDFLAMDFVLGRKTAKERFAGAVNTLTLEGMMGDGKALQLGTSHELGQNFARAFHTQYLSKDGTQELVWQTSWGSTTRLVGALVMMHGDDDGLCVPPRLAPVQVVVLAVKDDEAVLAKVREVGERLTAAGVRVQVDDRTDTPFGRRAVDWELKGVPVRVEIGPRDVAGGTAMLVRRIAGGKRPVALDALAALLPAVLEEDQELLLARARERRESRTSEVTGVDEAVEAAAAGGWARLPWAALGPDGEARLAEHGVTVRCLVTEDGAVPDADETPGNVALVARAY, from the coding sequence ATGGCAAAGGCACCCGTACTCACGCCCCGCGCGGACGATTTCCCCCGCTGGTACCAGGACGTGGTCAGCAAGGCCGAGCTGGCCGACAACGGCCCGGTGCGCGGCACCATGGTCATCCGTCCCTACGGCTACGGCCTGTGGGAGCGCATGCAGCAGGAGATGGACGCGCGCATCAAGCGCACCGGTGCGCAGAACGCGTACTTCCCGCTGTTCATCCCGCAGTCGTATCTGACGCGGGAGGCCGAGCACGTCGAGGGCTTCGCGCCGGAGCTCGCCGTCGTCACGCACGGCGGCGGCAAGGAGCTGGAGGAGCCGGTCGTGGTCCGGCCCACCTCGGAGACCATCGTCAACGAGTACTTCTCCAAGTGGGTGCAGAGCTACCGCGATCTGCCCCTGTTGATCAACCAGTGGGCCAACGTGGTCCGTTGGGAGCTGCGCCCCCGGCTCTTCCTGCGCACCTCGGAGTTCCTGTGGCAGGAGGGGCACACCGCGCACGCGACGTACGAGGACGCGCGGGACTTCGCCGCCCGGATCCACCGGGACGTCTACGGCGCCTTCATGCGGGACTTCCTCGCGATGGACTTCGTGCTCGGCCGCAAGACCGCCAAGGAGCGCTTCGCCGGGGCCGTCAACACCCTGACGCTCGAAGGGATGATGGGCGACGGCAAGGCCCTCCAGCTCGGCACCAGCCACGAACTCGGCCAGAACTTCGCGCGCGCCTTCCACACCCAGTACCTGTCCAAGGACGGCACGCAGGAGCTGGTCTGGCAGACCTCCTGGGGTTCCACGACGCGTCTGGTCGGTGCCCTGGTGATGATGCACGGCGACGACGACGGCCTGTGCGTGCCGCCGCGCCTCGCGCCCGTGCAGGTCGTCGTGCTGGCGGTGAAGGACGACGAGGCCGTGCTTGCCAAGGTCCGCGAGGTGGGCGAGCGGCTGACGGCGGCGGGCGTGCGCGTCCAGGTCGACGACCGTACGGACACGCCCTTCGGGCGGCGCGCGGTCGACTGGGAGCTCAAGGGCGTGCCGGTGCGCGTGGAGATCGGCCCGCGCGACGTGGCGGGCGGCACCGCGATGCTCGTGCGCCGCATCGCGGGCGGCAAGCGGCCGGTGGCTCTCGACGCCCTCGCCGCGCTGCTGCCCGCCGTCCTGGAGGAGGACCAGGAGCTGCTCCTGGCCCGGGCCCGGGAGCGCCGGGAGTCCCGTACGAGTGAGGTCACCGGCGTGGACGAGGCCGTGGAGGCGGCCGCCGCCGGTGGGTGGGCGCGTCTGCCGTGGGCCGCGCTCGGCCCCGACGGCGAGGCCCGGCTCGCCGAGCACGGCGTGACCGTACGGTGTCTGGTCACGGAGGACGGGGCGGTGCCGGACGCCGATGAGACACCCGGTAACGTCGCCCTCGTGGCGCGCGCTTATTGA
- the rpsP gene encoding 30S ribosomal protein S16, producing the protein MAVKIKLKRLGKIRSPHYRIVVADSRTRRDGRAIEEIGLYHPVQNPSRIEVNSERAQYWLSVGAQPTEPVLAILKLTGDWQKHKGLPAPAPLLQPEVKSARPSFEAVSAEDEPKGEAITQKAKKADKKADEAKAESTESTEA; encoded by the coding sequence GTGGCAGTCAAGATCAAGCTGAAGCGTCTGGGCAAGATCCGTTCGCCTCACTACCGCATCGTCGTCGCCGACTCCCGTACCCGCCGTGACGGCCGGGCCATCGAGGAGATCGGTCTGTACCACCCGGTGCAGAACCCCTCGCGCATCGAGGTCAACTCGGAGCGCGCGCAGTACTGGCTGTCCGTCGGCGCCCAGCCGACCGAGCCGGTCCTCGCGATCCTGAAGCTCACCGGTGACTGGCAGAAGCACAAGGGCCTGCCGGCCCCGGCGCCGCTGCTGCAGCCCGAGGTCAAGTCCGCGCGCCCGTCCTTCGAGGCCGTCAGCGCCGAGGATGAGCCCAAGGGTGAGGCCATCACCCAGAAGGCCAAGAAGGCCGACAAGAAGGCGGACGAGGCCAAGGCCGAGTCCACCGAGTCGACCGAGGCCTGA
- a CDS encoding RNA-binding protein codes for MLEEALEHLVKGIVDNPDDVQVASRNLRRGRVLEVRVHPDDLGKVIGRNGRTARALRTVVGAIGGRGVRVDLVDVDQVH; via the coding sequence ATGCTCGAGGAGGCTCTCGAGCACCTCGTGAAAGGCATCGTCGACAACCCCGACGACGTGCAGGTGGCCTCGCGCAACCTGCGCCGGGGGCGCGTCCTCGAAGTCCGGGTCCACCCGGACGACCTGGGCAAGGTGATCGGCCGCAACGGCCGCACCGCACGCGCTCTGCGCACCGTCGTGGGTGCCATCGGCGGCCGTGGTGTCCGCGTCGACCTCGTCGACGTGGACCAGGTTCACTGA
- the rimM gene encoding ribosome maturation factor RimM (Essential for efficient processing of 16S rRNA), whose amino-acid sequence MQLVVARIGRAHGIKGEVTVEVRTDEPELRLGPGAVLATDPAARGPLTIETGRVHSGRLLLRFAGVGDRTGAEALRNTLLIAEVDPEELPEDEDEFYDHQLMDLDVVTKDGTEVGRITEISHLPSQDLFIVERPDGSEVMIPFVESIVTEIDLEEQRAVIDPPPGLIDDRAEIASGRDAESAPEDGSAAVRDARSEGDA is encoded by the coding sequence GTGCAGCTCGTAGTCGCGCGGATCGGCCGCGCCCACGGCATCAAGGGCGAGGTCACCGTCGAGGTGCGCACCGACGAGCCGGAGCTGCGGCTCGGCCCCGGCGCCGTGCTCGCCACCGACCCCGCCGCCCGGGGACCGCTGACCATCGAGACCGGCCGGGTGCACAGCGGCCGCCTCCTGCTGCGCTTCGCGGGCGTCGGCGACCGCACCGGCGCGGAGGCCCTGCGCAACACCCTGCTCATCGCCGAGGTCGACCCGGAGGAGCTGCCCGAGGACGAGGACGAGTTCTACGACCACCAGCTGATGGACCTCGACGTCGTCACCAAGGACGGCACCGAGGTCGGCCGGATCACGGAGATCTCCCACCTGCCCTCGCAGGACCTCTTCATCGTCGAGCGGCCGGACGGCAGCGAGGTGATGATCCCCTTCGTCGAGAGCATCGTCACCGAGATCGACCTGGAGGAGCAGCGGGCCGTCATCGACCCGCCGCCCGGGCTCATCGACGACCGCGCCGAGATCGCCTCCGGCAGGGACGCCGAGAGCGCCCCCGAGGACGGCTCCGCAGCGGTGCGGGACGCCCGGAGCGAGGGCGACGCCTGA
- the trmD gene encoding tRNA (guanosine(37)-N1)-methyltransferase TrmD: protein MRLDVVTIFPEYLEPLNVSLVGKARARGSLDVHVHDLREWTYDRHNTVDDTPYGGGPGMVMKTEPWGDALDQVLADGYEAGRSAPALVVPTPSGRPFTQELAVELSERPWLVFTPARYEGIDRRVIDEYATRMPVYEVSIGDYVLAGGEAAVLVVTEAVARLLPGVLGNAESHRDDSFAPGAMANLLEGPVYTKPPEWRGRSIPDVLLSGHHGKIARWRRDEALRRTTANRPDLIERCEASAFDKKDREMLSILGWEPEPGARFWRKADDVEE, encoded by the coding sequence ATGCGGCTCGACGTCGTCACGATCTTCCCCGAGTACCTGGAACCGCTGAACGTCTCGCTCGTCGGCAAGGCCCGCGCGCGCGGCAGCCTCGACGTGCACGTGCACGACCTCAGGGAGTGGACGTACGACCGGCACAACACGGTCGACGACACCCCCTACGGCGGCGGCCCCGGCATGGTCATGAAGACCGAGCCCTGGGGCGACGCCCTGGACCAGGTCCTCGCCGACGGCTACGAGGCGGGCCGCTCGGCGCCCGCCCTGGTCGTCCCGACGCCCAGCGGGCGCCCCTTCACCCAGGAGCTCGCCGTCGAGCTGTCCGAGCGCCCCTGGCTGGTCTTCACGCCCGCGCGCTACGAGGGCATCGACCGCCGCGTCATCGACGAGTACGCGACTCGGATGCCCGTCTACGAGGTCTCCATCGGCGACTACGTCCTCGCGGGCGGCGAGGCCGCCGTCCTGGTCGTCACCGAGGCCGTGGCCCGGCTCCTGCCGGGCGTGCTCGGCAACGCCGAGTCCCACCGCGACGACTCCTTCGCCCCCGGCGCCATGGCCAACCTCCTGGAGGGCCCCGTCTACACCAAGCCGCCCGAGTGGCGCGGCCGCTCCATCCCGGACGTCCTGCTCAGCGGCCACCACGGCAAGATCGCGCGCTGGCGCAGGGACGAGGCGCTGCGCCGCACCACCGCCAACCGGCCCGACCTGATCGAGCGCTGCGAGGCGTCGGCCTTCGACAAGAAGGACCGCGAAATGCTCTCCATACTGGGCTGGGAGCCCGAGCCCGGCGCCCGATTTTGGCGCAAGGCGGATGACGTGGAAGAATAG
- the rplS gene encoding 50S ribosomal protein L19 — protein MSHLLDSVDAASLRSDIPAFRPGDTVNVHVRVIEGNRSRVQQFKGVVIRRQGAGVRETFTVRKVSFSVGVERTFPVHTPIVEKIELVTRGDVRRAKLYYLRDLRGKAAKIKEKRES, from the coding sequence ATGTCTCACCTGCTCGACTCCGTCGACGCCGCGTCGCTGCGCAGCGACATCCCGGCCTTCCGTCCGGGTGACACCGTCAACGTCCACGTCCGCGTCATCGAGGGCAACCGCTCCCGTGTGCAGCAGTTCAAGGGCGTAGTCATCCGTCGCCAGGGCGCCGGTGTCCGCGAGACCTTCACGGTCCGCAAGGTCTCGTTCTCCGTCGGCGTCGAGCGCACCTTCCCGGTGCACACCCCGATCGTCGAGAAGATCGAGCTCGTCACCCGCGGTGACGTGCGTCGCGCCAAGCTGTACTACCTGCGCGACCTGCGCGGCAAGGCCGCGAAGATCAAGGAGAAGCGCGAGAGCTGA
- the lepB gene encoding signal peptidase I, protein MDTEAQHAERDRSSPPPESTPASAGEPDTEGTEERSRSVFASFVAWLPGGRLTLGALFSVVVLLLVTTFVVQPYEIPSGSMEPTFRVGDRILVNKLAYRFGSGPQRGDAVVFDGSGYFGDADYVKRVAGVGGDRVVCCDKRGRIKVNGQPVDEPYLFPGDKPSKVPFDVVVPDGRIFVLGDHRSDSSDSRDHLGSPGGGMIPVDDVIGRADWIAWPLGRWTSLKRPDVYARVPAPGGTHG, encoded by the coding sequence ATGGACACCGAAGCACAGCACGCGGAGCGCGACCGCTCCTCCCCACCCCCCGAGTCCACCCCCGCGAGCGCGGGCGAGCCGGACACGGAGGGTACGGAGGAGCGGTCGCGCTCCGTTTTCGCGTCCTTCGTGGCCTGGCTGCCCGGCGGTCGCCTCACCCTGGGCGCGCTGTTCAGCGTGGTCGTCCTGCTGCTCGTCACCACCTTCGTGGTGCAGCCCTACGAGATCCCGAGCGGATCCATGGAGCCCACGTTCCGGGTCGGCGACCGGATACTCGTCAACAAGTTGGCGTACCGTTTCGGATCCGGGCCGCAGCGCGGTGACGCGGTCGTCTTCGACGGCAGCGGCTACTTCGGAGACGCCGACTACGTGAAGCGCGTCGCGGGCGTCGGCGGCGACCGGGTGGTCTGCTGCGACAAGCGGGGGAGGATCAAGGTGAACGGCCAGCCGGTCGACGAGCCCTATCTCTTCCCGGGGGACAAGCCCTCCAAGGTGCCCTTCGACGTCGTCGTGCCCGACGGCAGGATCTTCGTCCTCGGCGACCACCGCAGCGACTCCAGTGACTCGCGCGACCACCTGGGGTCCCCGGGCGGCGGCATGATCCCCGTGGACGACGTCATCGGCAGGGCCGACTGGATCGCCTGGCCGCTCGGCCGCTGGACCTCGCTGAAGCGCCCCGACGTCTACGCGCGCGTGCCGGCGCCCGGCGGCACCCATGGGTAG
- the lepB gene encoding signal peptidase I: protein MGSRGRAKAPEGADTGLPTGTRPTSGPVLPGRAERRKLAKKVKRRRRRSAIKEIPLLIGVALLIALVLKTFLVQAFVIPSGSMEQTIRIGDRVLVDKLTPWFGNKPERGDVVVFKDPGNWLEEERAKKKDDPVVVKQIKQGLTFIGLLPSDDERDLIKRVVGIGGDTVKCCDKNDKVTVNGEPLNEPYVHPGNKPSDFAFEVKVPEGRLFVMGDHRADSADSRFHRNEKFSGTVSEDEVVGRALVIAWPLGHWRKLEEPDAYASVPDAPDGSDTATGASHRVAPGDRDGMTGLPTPAELPLVMGVVGLRRVRGRQRHGLRSGCGGCGGRRTIRTRWARGAAEALRGARARATGGRRERRP from the coding sequence ATGGGTAGCCGCGGCCGGGCGAAGGCGCCCGAGGGTGCCGACACCGGGCTGCCCACCGGCACGCGCCCGACGAGCGGCCCCGTACTGCCCGGCCGCGCCGAGCGGCGCAAACTCGCCAAGAAGGTCAAGCGCCGCAGGCGCCGCTCCGCGATCAAGGAGATACCTCTCCTCATAGGCGTGGCCCTGCTCATAGCGCTGGTCCTGAAGACCTTCCTGGTGCAGGCCTTCGTGATCCCCTCGGGCTCCATGGAGCAGACGATCCGCATCGGGGACCGCGTCCTGGTGGACAAGCTCACCCCCTGGTTCGGCAACAAGCCCGAGCGCGGCGACGTCGTCGTCTTCAAGGACCCCGGCAACTGGCTGGAGGAGGAGCGGGCCAAGAAGAAGGACGACCCCGTGGTGGTCAAGCAGATCAAACAGGGCCTGACCTTCATCGGCCTCCTCCCGTCCGACGACGAACGCGACCTGATCAAGCGGGTCGTGGGCATCGGCGGCGACACCGTGAAGTGCTGTGACAAGAACGACAAGGTCACCGTCAACGGCGAACCGCTGAACGAGCCGTATGTGCACCCGGGCAACAAGCCGTCCGACTTCGCCTTCGAAGTGAAGGTGCCCGAGGGGCGCCTGTTCGTCATGGGGGACCACCGCGCGGACTCCGCCGACTCCCGCTTCCACCGCAACGAGAAGTTCAGCGGCACCGTCTCCGAGGACGAGGTCGTCGGCCGTGCGCTCGTCATCGCCTGGCCGCTCGGACACTGGCGCAAACTGGAGGAACCGGATGCGTACGCGTCGGTGCCCGACGCGCCCGACGGGTCGGACACGGCCACAGGTGCGTCGCATAGGGTGGCCCCCGGCGATCGCGATGGAATGACCGGGCTCCCGACCCCTGCGGAACTCCCGCTCGTTATGGGAGTGGTGGGCCTGCGTCGCGTACGGGGCAGGCAGCGGCACGGACTGAGGAGTGGATGTGGGGGATGTGGCGGTCGGCGCACGATCCGGACACGATGGGCCCGAGGAGCGGCCGAGGCACTCCGGGGAGCCCGCGCCCGCGCCACCGGAGGGCGGCGTGAACGCCGCCCCTGA
- the lepB gene encoding signal peptidase I, with protein MGDVAVGARSGHDGPEERPRHSGEPAPAPPEGGVNAAPDTPAPGNAGAPGEPGAPGQAPGAAPGTQDQQPGGTGSEPPKPPEPAKGKKHKSFWKELPLLIGIALVLALIIKTFLVQAFSIPSDSMQNTLQQGDRVLVDKLTPWFGSEPERGEVVVFKDPGHWLDGEPTPDPNAVQRVLGWIGLMPSADEKDLIKRVVGVGGDTVECKGTGPLKVNGKALNEPYVYPGNTPCTDDDQGGQFKITVPKGKIWVMGDHRQNSLDSRYHQNQPGGGSVPVDNVVGRAFVIAWPPTRWGTLPVPDTFDQPGLSQAMSAAPAALGLAGAVPLVLWRRRRVARAA; from the coding sequence GTGGGGGATGTGGCGGTCGGCGCACGATCCGGACACGATGGGCCCGAGGAGCGGCCGAGGCACTCCGGGGAGCCCGCGCCCGCGCCACCGGAGGGCGGCGTGAACGCCGCCCCTGACACCCCGGCTCCGGGCAACGCCGGAGCACCGGGCGAGCCCGGGGCGCCGGGGCAGGCGCCCGGTGCCGCGCCCGGGACGCAGGACCAGCAGCCCGGTGGGACCGGCAGCGAGCCGCCGAAGCCGCCCGAGCCGGCGAAGGGCAAGAAGCACAAGTCCTTCTGGAAGGAGCTGCCGCTCCTCATCGGCATCGCGCTCGTCCTGGCCCTGATCATCAAGACCTTCCTGGTGCAGGCCTTCTCGATCCCCTCGGACTCGATGCAGAACACGCTCCAGCAGGGCGACCGGGTCCTGGTCGACAAGCTGACGCCGTGGTTCGGCTCCGAGCCCGAGCGCGGCGAGGTCGTCGTCTTCAAGGACCCCGGCCACTGGCTGGACGGCGAGCCCACGCCCGACCCGAACGCCGTGCAGCGGGTCCTCGGCTGGATCGGCCTGATGCCGTCCGCCGACGAGAAGGACCTCATCAAGCGCGTCGTCGGCGTCGGCGGCGACACCGTGGAGTGCAAGGGCACCGGCCCGCTGAAGGTCAACGGCAAGGCGCTGAACGAGCCGTACGTCTACCCGGGCAACACCCCCTGCACGGATGACGACCAGGGCGGCCAGTTCAAGATCACCGTGCCCAAGGGCAAAATCTGGGTCATGGGTGACCACCGGCAGAACTCGCTGGACTCCCGCTACCACCAGAACCAGCCCGGCGGCGGCTCCGTCCCCGTGGACAACGTCGTGGGCCGCGCTTTCGTGATCGCCTGGCCTCCCACCCGCTGGGGCACCCTGCCGGTCCCGGACACCTTCGACCAGCCCGGCCTCAGCCAGGCGATGAGCGCGGCACCCGCCGCCCTCGGCCTCGCGGGCGCCGTGCCGCTCGTGCTGTGGCGCCGCCGCCGCGTGGCCCGCGCCGCCTGA
- the lepB gene encoding signal peptidase I: MSSRTRRTDEGHGRLGSVLSGVAVALGCVLFLGGFVWGAVLYQPYTVPTGSMTPTIGAGDRVLAQRIDGDDVRRGDVVVFRQKSWGNMPMVKRVVGVGGDKVACCTNGKLTVNGKQIAEPYLSKGMDSGIPSITVPEGRLFLLGDERNGSLDSTAHLEEAGNGSVPRSAVKGRVDAVAWPLEGMLDRPSGFDALPGGTSEPGPLRLLVGAVVAGAVLVLGGAAYGPVAGLVRRRGRGRGGVTEAAGVS; this comes from the coding sequence ATGAGCAGCAGGACACGTCGTACGGACGAGGGCCACGGACGGCTCGGCAGCGTGCTGTCGGGAGTCGCCGTGGCCCTCGGCTGTGTCCTCTTCCTCGGCGGATTCGTCTGGGGCGCCGTCCTCTACCAGCCGTACACCGTGCCCACCGGCTCCATGACGCCGACCATCGGCGCGGGCGACCGGGTGCTCGCCCAGCGGATCGACGGGGACGACGTGCGCCGCGGTGACGTCGTCGTCTTCCGGCAGAAGTCCTGGGGCAACATGCCCATGGTCAAGCGGGTCGTCGGCGTCGGCGGCGACAAGGTCGCCTGCTGCACGAACGGCAAGCTGACCGTCAACGGCAAGCAGATCGCAGAACCGTATCTCTCCAAGGGCATGGACAGCGGCATACCGTCCATCACCGTCCCCGAGGGGCGCCTCTTCCTGCTCGGTGACGAGCGCAACGGCTCCCTGGACTCCACCGCGCACCTGGAGGAGGCGGGCAACGGCTCCGTGCCCCGCAGTGCCGTGAAGGGCCGCGTCGACGCCGTCGCCTGGCCGCTGGAGGGCATGCTGGACCGCCCCTCCGGCTTCGACGCCCTGCCGGGCGGCACCTCCGAGCCCGGCCCGCTGCGGCTCCTCGTGGGCGCGGTCGTGGCCGGTGCCGTGCTGGTGCTCGGCGGCGCCGCGTACGGGCCGGTCGCCGGACTCGTGCGGCGGCGCGGCCGGGGCCGCGGCGGGGTCACGGAGGCGGCCGGTGTCTCCTGA
- a CDS encoding NUDIX hydrolase yields MTGDAVAGRPLRRVARVVLLDDRDRILLLHGHEPGDPTDDWWFTPGGGLEGDETREQAALRELAEETGITDVELGPVLWRRVCSFPFAGRRWDQDEWYYLGRTSQTATRATGLTDLERRSVAGARWWTCPELARAHETVYPTRLAELLRKLLDEGPPQRPETLDTEIV; encoded by the coding sequence ATGACCGGGGACGCCGTGGCCGGGCGGCCGCTGCGGCGGGTCGCGCGCGTCGTGCTGCTCGACGACCGGGACCGGATCCTGTTGCTGCACGGCCACGAGCCGGGCGACCCGACGGACGACTGGTGGTTCACGCCGGGCGGCGGCCTGGAGGGCGACGAGACGCGTGAGCAGGCCGCGCTGCGGGAGCTGGCCGAGGAGACCGGCATCACGGACGTCGAGCTGGGCCCGGTGCTGTGGCGGCGCGTGTGCTCCTTCCCCTTCGCCGGACGGCGCTGGGACCAGGACGAGTGGTACTACCTGGGACGTACGTCGCAGACGGCGACCCGGGCGACGGGCCTGACCGACCTCGAGCGGCGCAGCGTCGCCGGAGCACGTTGGTGGACGTGCCCGGAACTGGCCCGGGCGCATGAGACGGTGTATCCGACCAGGCTCGCCGAGTTGCTGCGCAAGCTGCTCGACGAGGGTCCTCCGCAACGGCCCGAGACCCTGGACACGGAAATCGTGTAG
- a CDS encoding DUF2469 domain-containing protein — MSAEDLEKYETEMELKLYREYRDVVGLFKYVIETERRFYLTNDYEMQVHSVQGEVFFEVSMADAWVWDMYRPARFVKQVRVLTFKDVNIEELNKSDLELPGG; from the coding sequence ATGAGCGCCGAGGACCTCGAGAAGTACGAGACCGAGATGGAGCTGAAGCTCTACCGGGAGTACCGAGATGTCGTCGGTCTGTTCAAATACGTGATCGAGACCGAGCGGCGCTTCTACCTCACGAACGACTACGAGATGCAGGTGCACTCGGTCCAGGGTGAGGTGTTCTTCGAGGTCTCCATGGCGGACGCCTGGGTGTGGGACATGTACAGACCGGCCCGGTTCGTCAAGCAGGTGCGCGTACTCACGTTCAAGGACGTGAATATTGAGGAGCTCAACAAGAGCGATCTGGAGCTGCCGGGCGGCTGA
- a CDS encoding YraN family protein: MNARGALGEYGERLAARLLAEAGMTVLERNWRGGRTGEIDIVARDGDVLVVCEVKTRRAASFEHPMAAVTPAKAERLRGLAERWVQEHGGAPPGGVRLDVVGVLLPERGAPVVEHARGVA, from the coding sequence ATGAACGCACGAGGTGCACTCGGCGAGTACGGCGAACGACTGGCAGCCCGACTGCTCGCCGAAGCCGGTATGACGGTCCTGGAGCGCAACTGGCGCGGAGGCAGGACAGGGGAGATCGACATCGTCGCCCGTGACGGCGACGTGCTGGTCGTCTGCGAGGTGAAGACCCGCAGGGCGGCGTCCTTCGAGCATCCGATGGCGGCGGTCACGCCCGCCAAGGCCGAGCGCCTTCGAGGGCTCGCCGAGCGCTGGGTCCAGGAGCACGGCGGAGCCCCACCCGGCGGTGTGCGGCTCGACGTGGTCGGTGTCCTGCTGCCCGAGCGTGGCGCGCCCGTGGTGGAGCACGCGCGGGGGGTGGCCTGA
- a CDS encoding YifB family Mg chelatase-like AAA ATPase — MGFARTCSVALVGVEGVVVEVQADLEPGVAAFTLVGLPDKSLTESRDRVRAAVVNSGGEWPQKKLTVGLSPASVPKGGSGFDLAVACAVLGASERIDPRVLADIVMIGELGLDGRVRPVRGVLPAVLAAADAGYEQVVVPECTAAEATLVPGVSVLGVRSLRQLIAVLTDEPVPDEAPDDSGRPDPLMAGLSLPGAGLGVDVSGLGAQDHDHAHDLADVVGQLSARTAMEVAAAGGHHVFLHGPPGAGKTMLAERLPSIMPRLTRTESLEVTAVHSVAGMLPPGKPLVDIPPFCAPHHSSTMQSLVGGGRGIARPGAVSLAHRGVLFLDEAPEFSTHALDALRQPLESGHVVIARSAGVVRLPSRFLMLLAANPCPCGRFSLTGDACDCAPSSVRRYQARLSGPLLDRIDLRVGVEPVTRSELTAQGVRGETTRVVAERVRAARERAAARFEGTPWRTNSDVPGHALRTRWHALPGAMAEAEHCLERGVLTARGLDRVLRVAWTVADLAGHDRPDEGDVGLALQLRTGVPRGVPMVVEART, encoded by the coding sequence ATGGGATTCGCGCGTACGTGCTCGGTGGCCCTCGTCGGGGTGGAGGGCGTCGTCGTCGAGGTGCAGGCCGATCTGGAGCCCGGCGTCGCGGCGTTCACGCTGGTGGGCCTCCCGGACAAGAGCCTCACGGAGAGCCGCGACCGGGTCAGGGCCGCCGTCGTGAACTCGGGCGGGGAGTGGCCCCAGAAAAAGCTCACGGTCGGCCTGAGCCCCGCCTCCGTGCCCAAGGGCGGCAGCGGCTTCGACCTGGCGGTGGCCTGCGCGGTCCTCGGTGCGTCGGAGCGGATCGACCCCCGGGTCCTCGCCGACATCGTGATGATCGGCGAACTGGGGCTCGACGGCCGCGTGCGACCGGTGCGCGGCGTGCTGCCCGCCGTCCTCGCGGCCGCCGACGCGGGGTACGAACAGGTGGTCGTCCCCGAGTGCACGGCGGCGGAGGCCACGCTCGTGCCCGGTGTCTCCGTCCTCGGCGTGCGCAGCCTGCGCCAGCTGATCGCGGTGCTCACCGACGAGCCCGTGCCGGACGAGGCCCCCGACGACTCGGGGCGACCGGATCCCCTGATGGCCGGCCTCAGCCTGCCGGGCGCCGGACTCGGCGTGGACGTGAGCGGTCTCGGCGCGCAGGACCACGACCACGCGCACGATCTGGCGGACGTGGTGGGCCAGTTGTCGGCGCGCACGGCGATGGAGGTGGCGGCCGCGGGCGGGCACCACGTGTTCCTCCACGGGCCACCGGGCGCGGGCAAGACGATGCTCGCCGAGCGGCTGCCGTCGATCATGCCCCGGCTGACCAGGACGGAGTCCCTGGAGGTGACGGCGGTCCACTCGGTCGCGGGCATGCTGCCGCCGGGCAAGCCCCTCGTGGACATCCCGCCGTTCTGCGCGCCGCACCACTCCTCGACCATGCAGTCGCTCGTGGGCGGCGGCCGAGGCATCGCCCGCCCGGGCGCGGTGTCGCTGGCGCACCGTGGCGTGCTGTTCCTGGACGAGGCCCCGGAGTTCAGCACCCACGCGCTCGACGCCCTGCGGCAGCCGCTGGAGTCCGGGCACGTGGTGATCGCCCGGAGCGCCGGGGTGGTGCGGCTGCCGTCCAGGTTCCTCATGCTGCTCGCGGCCAACCCGTGCCCGTGCGGCCGGTTCAGCCTGACCGGTGACGCCTGCGACTGCGCGCCCAGCAGCGTCCGCCGCTATCAGGCCCGGCTCTCCGGGCCGCTCCTCGACCGGATCGACCTGCGGGTCGGCGTGGAGCCCGTGACGCGCTCCGAGCTGACGGCACAGGGAGTGCGGGGCGAGACCACACGCGTGGTGGCCGAGCGGGTGCGTGCGGCCCGTGAGCGGGCCGCCGCCCGCTTCGAGGGCACGCCCTGGCGCACGAACAGCGACGTGCCCGGCCATGCGCTGCGCACCCGCTGGCACGCGCTGCCGGGTGCGATGGCGGAGGCGGAGCACTGCCTGGAGCGCGGCGTGCTGACGGCGCGCGGCCTGGACCGGGTCCTGCGGGTCGCCTGGACCGTCGCGGACCTCGCGGGCCACGACCGCCCCGACGAGGGCGACGTGGGCCTGGCGCTGCAACTGCGCACGGGAGTGCCGCGCGGGGTGCCCATGGTGGTGGAGGCGCGGACGTGA